The Vidua macroura isolate BioBank_ID:100142 unplaced genomic scaffold, ASM2450914v1 whyUn_scaffold_105, whole genome shotgun sequence genome contains a region encoding:
- the LOC128822777 gene encoding maestro heat-like repeat family member 5, with translation MEQRPPRVPKLAWVEEEEEVLGAAPIEEIAEVVPFEPLQEDAAVDRTQEQDPARGLFRRTAQLVCKFIKRIREEETSTTGTGFRAYSHIFKTKTCAALLDMLVEEGFCSPKQLPAMVRYIHQWLMANQFAEHRLNRALLDLTKEQPADVVMMLLRVAPSCDRAAFTMWNSIMCSPRTAEPVQLILLDVLGSWPEHSMCTSDGDKTGVFVLAATVVMWKILQVPSVPHMVTVYFPHLLVHLLFQVFFSTLDMPEEVDTFWKGCQQQYGLATSPNRFAVRTLKSLLCQMQHEDVVVAMERKCGWDTLLCADTHHYAVGLLAREISRVSIPLCSRIARYLLRLLSTQEPRWELPALAFLVEVLECLNLSEHGANRVLQILSRHLRSECRDRRCLALRALLKLIDDPSMREKMWSLTESLVELLRDADGEIVSMTVMLLSFIFWDKDTLIASPIALQLVEALLPLFDHDNSQVQLLSILLFQALLSLPLEKDEKAQKTHVHQSLLPLFFHCHDENRRVAEASQEMLLCVAQFLQRRDLEKVVRNKKLWKFTECLLADDRSRAAEHVHRALPYLESPQDPLREAAVRFLGIAGRQLRGKKEELQLICEALESMANDISIAVGSLAIQTLYILQAVERARYSIFDSLHDQLCRAWRARPRLLGLGWLRCWSSAES, from the exons CCCGTGGCCTCTTCCGCAGAACAGCGCAG CTGGTTTGCAAATTCATCAAGAGGATTCGGGAGGAAGAGACCAGCACCACGGGCACAGGGTTCAGAGCATATTCACACATCTTCAAAACCAagacctgtgctgccctgctggataTGCTCGTAGAGGAGGGGTTTTGCAGTCCAAAGCAA CTGCCCGCCATGGTGAGGTACATCCACCAGTGGCTCATGGCCAATCAGtttgctgagcacaggctgaACAGGGCCCTGCTGGATCTCACCAAAGAACAGCCTGCTGACGTAGTAATGATGCTCCTGCGTGTGGCCCCATCCTGTGACAG agctgctttcaccATGTGGAACAGCATCATGTGCTCGCCCAGGACTGCGGAGCCGGTGCAGCTGATACTCCTCGATGTGCTGGGGAGCTGGCCAGAGCACAGCATGTGCACCTCTGATGGGGACAAAACGGGTGTCTTtgtcctggct GCAACTGTGGTGATGTGGAAGATCCTCCAGGTACCCAGTGTCCCACATATGGTGACGGTGTATTTCCCCCACCTATTGGTGCATCTGCTCTTCCAAGTGTTCTTCAGCACTCTGGATATGCCAGAGGAGGTCGATACCTTCTGGAAGGGATGCCAGCAGCAATATGGccttgccaccagccccaaCAG GTTTGCAGTGCGGACCCTgaagtccctgctctgccaaatGCAGCACGAGGATGTGGTGGTGGCAATGGAACGCAAGTGTGGCTGGGAcacactgctgtgtgctgaCACCCACcactatgccgtgggtctgctggccag ggAGATATCCCGTGTCTCCATCCCCTTGTGCTCCCGCATTGCTCGCTACCTGCTCCGGCTGCTCAGCACACAGGAGCcacgctgggagctgcctgccctggcgttccttgtggag gtcctcgagTGCCTGAACTTGAGTGAACACGGTGCTAACAGAGTCCTGCAAATCTTGTCAAGGCACCTGAGGAGCGAGTGCAGGGATAGGCGTTGCCTGGCGCTCAGGGCCCTTCTCAAGCTCATTGATGATCCCTCAatg agggaaaaaatgtggaGCCTGACTGAAAGTCTTGTGGAGCTCCTGCGGGACGCAGATGGAGAGATAGTTAGCATGACAGTCATGCTCCTCAGCTTTATCTTCTGGGACAAGGACACGCTGATAGCCAGCCCCATCGCACTGCAGCTGGTTGAGGCGCTCCTGCCACTCTTTGACCAC GACAATAGCCAGgtgcagctgctctccatcctgctCTTCCAAGCATTGCTGTCTCTTCCACTGGAAAAGGACGAAAAGGCCCAGAAGACACACGTGCACCAGAGCCTGCTGCCACTCTTCTTCCACTGCCATGATGAGAATCGGCGTGTGGCAGAG gcttctcaggaaatgctgctttgtGTGGCCCAGTTCCTGCAGAGGAGGGACCTTGAAAAAGTTGTGAGGAACAAGAAGCTGTGGAAGTTCACCGAGTGCCTG ctggcagacgACAGGAGCAGAGCGGCCGAGCACGTGCACCGGGCCCTGCCCTACCTGGAGAGCCCACAGGACcccctgcgagaggcggccgTCAGGTTCCTGG GGATTGCCGGGCGGCAGctgagagggaagaaggaagagctcCAGCTCATCTGTGAGG CCCTTGAAAGCATGGCAAATGACATCAGCATTGCTGTTGGAAGCCTGGCAATTCAAACTTTGTACATCCTCCAGGCAGTAGAGAGAGCTCGATATTCCATCTTCGACAGCCTGCATgatcagctctgcagggcatgGAGGGCACGGCCTCGTCTGTTGGGGCTTGGCTGGCTgcgctgctggagctctgcagagagctga